Proteins encoded within one genomic window of Variovorax sp. OAS795:
- a CDS encoding RNA pseudouridine synthase: protein MNRPGEEGIRLAKRVAALAGCSRREAELLIENGAVRVDGVPALLPQSRVQDHQKVEIEPGAKPEPVVAVTLLLHKPAGMPTDTAHRLLVAANHHEPERAGMRFLPAHAKAQRCMTPLEAGASGLVVYTQEWRIERKLQEDAGVLEHEVMVDVAGPVSPEQLVRFERSPARVSIGRQSDDRTGLRFALKGARPGQIAHLCDDTGLRILAMRRIRIGRVPLAGLEPGQWRYLSPHERF, encoded by the coding sequence ATGAACCGTCCCGGCGAAGAAGGGATCCGGCTTGCCAAGCGCGTGGCCGCGCTCGCCGGCTGTTCGCGCCGTGAGGCCGAGCTGCTTATCGAGAATGGCGCGGTGCGCGTCGATGGCGTGCCGGCGCTGCTGCCGCAGTCGCGCGTGCAGGACCACCAGAAGGTCGAGATCGAGCCCGGCGCCAAGCCGGAGCCGGTGGTGGCCGTCACCCTGCTGCTGCACAAGCCAGCCGGCATGCCGACCGACACCGCGCATCGGCTGCTGGTGGCCGCCAACCACCACGAACCCGAGCGCGCGGGCATGCGCTTTTTGCCGGCGCATGCCAAGGCGCAGCGCTGCATGACGCCGCTGGAAGCCGGCGCCAGCGGGCTCGTGGTCTACACCCAGGAATGGCGCATCGAGCGCAAGCTGCAGGAAGACGCGGGCGTGCTCGAGCATGAAGTGATGGTCGACGTGGCGGGCCCGGTCAGCCCCGAGCAGCTGGTGCGCTTCGAGCGCTCGCCCGCGCGTGTGAGCATCGGCCGCCAGTCCGACGACCGGACCGGCCTGCGCTTTGCGCTCAAGGGCGCGCGGCCGGGCCAGATCGCGCACCTGTGCGACGACACGGGGCTGCGCATTCTCGCGATGCGGCGCATCCGCATCGGGCGCGTGCCGCTGGCGGGCCTGGAGCCCGGGCAGTGGCGCTATCTATCGCCGCACGAACGCTTCTGA
- a CDS encoding MBL fold metallo-hydrolase — protein sequence MVRPTQQRHPAREPAPLRAAATVLLLRDSAAGIEVLMTRRSSTASFAPGAFVFPGGQVDAADEAAKRIAACRPTQSGIQLTQAITAIREGFEELGVLLARHADGSPVRMEDIASMDRSTASPVSFVEQCEERQLVLAADQVFSLAHWITDRDLPRRFDVPFLVARMPEAQVPTADESEQFEPCWVRPADALARHAQGSFFMIFPTVRTLQRLAAYADVDAVLQACAPTDGAEQPLWTSCPRAGLLAGQEARYMETESPYGELALVCPDGQMLHALDWQSERPVPLLKNVQRLTAPNAGAMTGPGTNSYIVGDAATGYLVIDPGPNDAGHIGRIWHAAQGDIRMIVCTHSHADHSPGAAPLQALCKGMKPPILGLSSAPTARSSARFAPERELGDGERLVLSGATADGERITHTLRAIHTPGHAANHLCLVLEEDGLLFSGDHILNGSTTVIDPPDGDMNAYLESLDKLDAACEAGGIDFIFPAHGYVIGSARAAIAQLKAHRLKREAKIASAMKKLPQGTPEDWLPLAYDDVPQRMWPVAARSLAAHVARIRQLASAP from the coding sequence ATGGTCCGCCCCACCCAACAACGCCACCCCGCCCGCGAGCCCGCGCCCCTGCGCGCGGCAGCCACCGTGCTGCTGCTGCGCGATTCCGCGGCCGGCATCGAAGTGCTGATGACGCGCCGCTCGAGCACTGCAAGCTTCGCGCCAGGCGCCTTCGTATTTCCCGGCGGCCAGGTCGATGCGGCCGACGAGGCCGCCAAGCGCATTGCCGCGTGCCGCCCCACGCAAAGCGGCATCCAGCTGACGCAGGCCATCACGGCCATCCGCGAAGGCTTCGAGGAGCTCGGCGTGCTGCTCGCGCGCCATGCGGACGGCAGCCCCGTGCGCATGGAAGACATCGCCTCGATGGACCGCAGCACCGCCTCGCCCGTTTCGTTTGTCGAGCAATGCGAAGAGCGCCAGCTGGTGCTTGCGGCCGACCAGGTGTTCAGCCTGGCGCACTGGATCACCGACCGCGACCTGCCCAGGCGCTTCGACGTGCCCTTCCTGGTCGCGCGCATGCCCGAGGCCCAGGTGCCCACCGCCGACGAGAGCGAGCAGTTCGAGCCCTGCTGGGTGCGGCCGGCCGATGCGCTCGCGCGCCATGCGCAGGGCAGTTTCTTCATGATCTTTCCAACGGTGCGCACGCTGCAGCGGCTGGCGGCCTATGCCGACGTCGACGCGGTGCTGCAAGCCTGCGCGCCCACGGACGGCGCCGAGCAGCCGCTGTGGACCAGCTGCCCGCGCGCCGGGCTGCTCGCCGGGCAGGAAGCGCGCTACATGGAAACCGAGTCGCCCTATGGCGAGCTCGCGCTGGTCTGCCCCGATGGCCAGATGCTGCACGCGCTCGACTGGCAGAGCGAGCGGCCGGTGCCGCTGCTCAAGAACGTGCAGCGCCTCACCGCGCCCAATGCCGGCGCCATGACCGGCCCCGGCACCAACAGCTACATCGTCGGCGACGCGGCCACGGGCTACCTCGTGATCGACCCGGGACCGAACGATGCCGGACACATCGGCCGGATCTGGCACGCCGCGCAGGGCGACATCCGCATGATCGTGTGCACCCATTCGCATGCCGACCACTCGCCGGGCGCCGCGCCGCTGCAGGCCCTGTGCAAGGGGATGAAGCCGCCGATCCTCGGGCTGTCTTCGGCGCCGACCGCGCGCTCGTCGGCGCGCTTTGCGCCGGAACGCGAACTCGGCGACGGCGAGCGGCTCGTGCTCTCGGGCGCCACGGCCGACGGCGAGCGCATCACCCACACCCTGCGCGCCATCCACACGCCGGGGCATGCCGCCAACCACCTGTGCCTGGTGCTGGAGGAAGACGGGCTGCTGTTCTCCGGCGACCACATCCTGAACGGCAGCACCACGGTAATCGATCCGCCCGACGGCGACATGAACGCGTACCTCGAATCGCTCGACAAGCTCGACGCGGCCTGCGAAGCAGGCGGCATCGACTTCATTTTTCCCGCGCATGGCTACGTGATCGGCAGCGCCCGCGCCGCCATTGCGCAGCTCAAGGCGCATCGCCTGAAGCGCGAAGCCAAGATTGCATCCGCCATGAAGAAACTCCCCCAAGGTACGCCCGAAGACTGGCTGCCGCTTGCCTACGACGACGTGCCCCAGCGCATGTGGCCGGTGGCGGCCCGCTCGCTGGCGGCGCATGTGGCGCGCATCCGGCAACTGGCATCCGCCCCATGA
- a CDS encoding tripartite tricarboxylate transporter substrate binding protein, translating into MAGATLCAALAASTTFAQGDWPQQPVTLIMGFPAGSGVDVVARAIQEPLSRQLGKPVIIDYKSGAAGNIASEYVAHAKPDGYTLSFGTAATHGSNAALYKKLPFDVEADFVPVAPVLDVSNVLTINPDVINAKTLKEFVDLVKANPGKYNYASTGNGAGTHMAFAEFNSRLGLQMVHVPYKGGPEAITSVVRGETCCIMNQVQTVLPHYKAGKVRLLGVTTAAPVAAVKEVPTIASSGLAGTRGFDSSIWFGIFAPKGTDVQIVEKLNAAVKAVLEQPEIRERFESQGNTVRIESPAQFRKTVHENRVKWAEVAKAANISID; encoded by the coding sequence ATGGCCGGTGCGACGCTGTGCGCAGCCCTGGCTGCTTCCACTACCTTTGCGCAGGGCGACTGGCCCCAGCAGCCGGTCACGCTGATCATGGGCTTTCCGGCCGGCTCCGGCGTCGACGTGGTGGCCCGCGCCATCCAGGAACCGCTGTCCAGGCAGTTGGGCAAGCCGGTCATCATCGACTACAAGTCGGGCGCCGCGGGCAATATTGCCAGCGAATACGTGGCGCACGCCAAGCCCGACGGCTACACGCTCTCGTTCGGCACCGCGGCCACGCACGGCAGCAATGCCGCGCTCTACAAGAAGCTGCCGTTCGACGTGGAGGCCGACTTCGTGCCGGTGGCGCCGGTGCTCGATGTCTCGAACGTGCTCACGATCAACCCGGACGTGATCAACGCGAAGACATTGAAGGAGTTCGTCGATCTCGTCAAGGCCAACCCCGGCAAGTACAACTACGCCTCCACGGGCAATGGCGCGGGCACGCACATGGCCTTTGCCGAGTTCAATTCGCGCCTCGGCCTGCAGATGGTTCACGTGCCCTACAAGGGCGGGCCGGAGGCCATCACGTCGGTGGTGCGCGGCGAGACCTGCTGCATCATGAACCAGGTGCAGACGGTGCTGCCGCACTACAAGGCCGGCAAGGTGCGCCTCCTGGGCGTGACCACGGCCGCGCCAGTGGCCGCCGTGAAAGAAGTCCCGACCATCGCCTCCAGCGGCCTCGCGGGAACCAGGGGCTTCGACAGCTCGATCTGGTTCGGCATCTTCGCGCCCAAGGGCACCGACGTGCAGATCGTCGAGAAGCTCAACGCCGCGGTGAAGGCCGTGCTCGAGCAGCCCGAGATCCGCGAGCGCTTCGAAAGCCAGGGCAACACCGTGCGCATCGAGTCGCCCGCGCAGTTCAGGAAGACCGTGCATGAGAACCGCGTGAAATGGGCCGAGGTGGCGAAGGCCGCGAACATCAGCATCGACTGA